From Ptychodera flava strain L36383 chromosome 2, AS_Pfla_20210202, whole genome shotgun sequence, the proteins below share one genomic window:
- the LOC139115307 gene encoding sodium/myo-inositol cotransporter 2-like isoform X2 — protein MKPTVVSLKRGRESRRLRALVFCVRVGPSLMGLDLNLHQAYKMFVVWDYVALVLYFILVVGVGLWSMKGHDRSSLAGYFLAGKNMIWFMVGASLFSSNIGSEHFVGLAGSGAATGIAIGAYELNAMYLCQLLGWVFLPVYIAGFCYTMPEYLKKRFGGKRIQVYIAVLSLALYVLVKISVDIYSASLFIQVVIGWNLYASVAVILALTAIYAVTGGLAAVIYTDTLQTILIVVGALFLMIYSLIEIGGIKGLYYGYMSAVPNTTLLGITECGYPLNDSFKMLREPSDNILPWPGFFLGQTTASIWYWCADQVIVQRALSAKSLSHAQGGTLMAGYLKILPTFMFVIPGMISRVLYTDAVACVLPEACERICGNSVSCSNIAYPLLVTNLLPDGFRGLMLAVMLAALMSSLSSICNSASTVFTIDIWSTFRKQASEKEKMIIGRVLVFILLTVSILWIPVVQATQGGMLFIYIQTITGYLTPPITAVFLGGLLWKRINEQGAFWSLIVGIVIGGIRMVLDFVYPAPSNCEEDTRPPVVALNFMYFALMLFWICVFVMIVISLLTEPPPENRILRLTFWTRHSQERYEEFPESNVRDKYDMDKGKGDGRQDNENKEDAKEEDKMESSVDGQIDGKGNENLVAENDTSSPTPSPSSENQESKLWQCWKWFCGFQSERTPSPEPHAEMVQRLSSIEQTRKEKVILNINLIFILCFSFFLFMFFTFLWVRPFTT, from the exons TCAATGAAAGGTCATGATAGGTCAAGCTTGGCTGGCTATTTCCTGGCTGGTAAAAACATGATCTGGTTTATG GTCGGTGCATCTCTGTTTTCAAGCAACATTGGCAGTGAACATTTTGTTGGACTAGCTGGCTCTGGAGCCGCTACTGGTATAGCTATCGGAGCATATGAACTCAAC GCCATGTACTTATGTCAGCTGCTTGGATGGGTTTTTCTGCCAGTCTACATTGCTGGATTT TGTTACACAATGCCTGAGTACCTGAAGAAAAGATTTGGTGGGAAGAGAATACAAGTGTACATAGCTGTCCTATCTCTGGCCCTCTATGTACTGGTAAAAATTTCt GTTGACATATATTCTGCATCATTATTTATTCAAGTTGTGATTGGTTGGAACCTGTATGCATCAGTGGCAGTCATCTTAGCACTTACAGCGATATATGCTGTCACAG GTGGTTTGGCAGCAGTCATTTACACTGATACTTTGCAGACAATTCTGATTGTTGTTGGTGCTCTGTTTCTTATGATCTACA GTTTGATTGAAATTGGCGGAATAAAAGGTCTTTACTATGGATACATGTCAGCGGTGCCTAATACAACATTGCTTGGAATAACGGAATGTGGATATCCCTTGAACGACTCTTTCAAAATGCTGCGTGAACCTTCAGATAATATTCTACCGTGGCCTGGTTTCTTTCTCGGTCAGACTACTGCATCCATTTGGTACTGGTGTGCCGATCAG gtcATAGTTCAAAGGGCGCTTTCTGCAAAGTCCCTCTCTCACGCCCAAGGTGGTACTCTGATGGCTGGCTATTTGAAAATTCTTCCAACTTTCATGTTTGTCATTCCTGGAATGATCAGCAGGGTCTTGTACACAG ATGCTGTGGCCTGTGTATTGCCAGAAGCCTGTGAGAGAATCTGTGGTAACTCTGTCAGCTGTTCAAACATTGCCTACCCACTGCTGGTGACAAACTTACTACCTGATG GCTTTCGCGGGCTGATGTTGGCAGTAATGTTAGCAGCATTGATGAGTTCCCTGTCTTCCATATGCAACAGTGCAAGTACTGTCTTCACTATAGATATCTGGAGTACATTCAGAAAACAGGCCTCGGAAAAAGAGAAAATGATCATTGGCAG GGTACTAGTGTTTATATTATTGACAGTCAGCATACTATGGATTCCTGTCGTCCAGGCAACACAGGGTGGGATGTTGTTTATTTACATTCAGACGATAACTGGGTACCTGACACCACCAATCACTGCTGTGTTCCTGGGTGGACTTCTATGGAAAAGAATTAATGAACAG GGTGCATTTTGGAGTCTGATAGTTGGTATTGTCATCGGAGGGATACGAATGGTGTTGGATTTTGTGTACCCTGCACCATCAAATTGTGAAGAGGACACTCGTCCTCCTGTTGTGGCATTGAACTTCATGTATTTTGCGCTGATGCTGTTTTGGATCTGTGTGTTTGTAATGATAGTCATCAGTCTATTGACAGAGCCACCACCAGAAAATAGG ATTTTGAGGCTAACATTCTGGACCAGACACAGCCAGGAGAGATACGAAGAATTCCCGGAATCCAATGTCCGAGACAAATATGACATGGACAAAGGTAAAGGAGATGGAAGACAAGATAATGAAAATAAGGAAGACGCCAAAGAAGAAGATAAAATGGAATCCTCCGTGGATGGACAAATAGATGGCAAAG GCAATGAAAATCTTGTAGCTGAGAATGACACAAGTTCACCAACACCATCTCCATCGAGTGAAAATCAAGAATCTAAACTGTGGCAGTGCTGGAAATGGTTTTGTGGTTTCCAATCTGAACGCACGCCATCACCTGAACCCCACGCTGAAATGGTACAAAGACTTTCATCAATTGAACaaacaaggaaagaaaaagtCATTTTAAACATCAATCTGATATTTATATTGTGTTTCTCCTTCTTTTTGTTTATGTTCTTCACCTTTCTTTGGGTCAGACCATTCACAACATAG
- the LOC139115307 gene encoding sodium/myo-inositol cotransporter 2-like isoform X5, with amino-acid sequence MFVVWDYVALVLYFILVVGVGLWSMKGHDRSSLAGYFLAGKNMIWFMVGASLFSSNIGSEHFVGLAGSGAATGIAIGAYELNAMYLCQLLGWVFLPVYIAGFCYTMPEYLKKRFGGKRIQVYIAVLSLALYVLVKISVDIYSASLFIQVVIGWNLYASVAVILALTAIYAVTGGLAAVIYTDTLQTILIVVGALFLMIYSLIEIGGIKGLYYGYMSAVPNTTLLGITECGYPLNDSFKMLREPSDNILPWPGFFLGQTTASIWYWCADQVIVQRALSAKSLSHAQGGTLMAGYLKILPTFMFVIPGMISRVLYTDAVACVLPEACERICGNSVSCSNIAYPLLVTNLLPDGFRGLMLAVMLAALMSSLSSICNSASTVFTIDIWSTFRKQASEKEKMIIGRVLVFILLTVSILWIPVVQATQGGMLFIYIQTITGYLTPPITAVFLGGLLWKRINEQGAFWSLIVGIVIGGIRMVLDFVYPAPSNCEEDTRPPVVALNFMYFALMLFWICVFVMIVISLLTEPPPENRDPMLAGFRIPSISQDIAMGREILRLTFWTRHSQERYEEFPESNVRDKYDMDKGKGDGRQDNENKEDAKEEDKMESSVDGQIDGKGNENLVAENDTSSPTPSPSSENQESKLWQCWKWFCGFQSERTPSPEPHAEMVQRLSSIEQTRKEKVILNINLIFILCFSFFLFMFFTFLWVRPFTT; translated from the exons TCAATGAAAGGTCATGATAGGTCAAGCTTGGCTGGCTATTTCCTGGCTGGTAAAAACATGATCTGGTTTATG GTCGGTGCATCTCTGTTTTCAAGCAACATTGGCAGTGAACATTTTGTTGGACTAGCTGGCTCTGGAGCCGCTACTGGTATAGCTATCGGAGCATATGAACTCAAC GCCATGTACTTATGTCAGCTGCTTGGATGGGTTTTTCTGCCAGTCTACATTGCTGGATTT TGTTACACAATGCCTGAGTACCTGAAGAAAAGATTTGGTGGGAAGAGAATACAAGTGTACATAGCTGTCCTATCTCTGGCCCTCTATGTACTGGTAAAAATTTCt GTTGACATATATTCTGCATCATTATTTATTCAAGTTGTGATTGGTTGGAACCTGTATGCATCAGTGGCAGTCATCTTAGCACTTACAGCGATATATGCTGTCACAG GTGGTTTGGCAGCAGTCATTTACACTGATACTTTGCAGACAATTCTGATTGTTGTTGGTGCTCTGTTTCTTATGATCTACA GTTTGATTGAAATTGGCGGAATAAAAGGTCTTTACTATGGATACATGTCAGCGGTGCCTAATACAACATTGCTTGGAATAACGGAATGTGGATATCCCTTGAACGACTCTTTCAAAATGCTGCGTGAACCTTCAGATAATATTCTACCGTGGCCTGGTTTCTTTCTCGGTCAGACTACTGCATCCATTTGGTACTGGTGTGCCGATCAG gtcATAGTTCAAAGGGCGCTTTCTGCAAAGTCCCTCTCTCACGCCCAAGGTGGTACTCTGATGGCTGGCTATTTGAAAATTCTTCCAACTTTCATGTTTGTCATTCCTGGAATGATCAGCAGGGTCTTGTACACAG ATGCTGTGGCCTGTGTATTGCCAGAAGCCTGTGAGAGAATCTGTGGTAACTCTGTCAGCTGTTCAAACATTGCCTACCCACTGCTGGTGACAAACTTACTACCTGATG GCTTTCGCGGGCTGATGTTGGCAGTAATGTTAGCAGCATTGATGAGTTCCCTGTCTTCCATATGCAACAGTGCAAGTACTGTCTTCACTATAGATATCTGGAGTACATTCAGAAAACAGGCCTCGGAAAAAGAGAAAATGATCATTGGCAG GGTACTAGTGTTTATATTATTGACAGTCAGCATACTATGGATTCCTGTCGTCCAGGCAACACAGGGTGGGATGTTGTTTATTTACATTCAGACGATAACTGGGTACCTGACACCACCAATCACTGCTGTGTTCCTGGGTGGACTTCTATGGAAAAGAATTAATGAACAG GGTGCATTTTGGAGTCTGATAGTTGGTATTGTCATCGGAGGGATACGAATGGTGTTGGATTTTGTGTACCCTGCACCATCAAATTGTGAAGAGGACACTCGTCCTCCTGTTGTGGCATTGAACTTCATGTATTTTGCGCTGATGCTGTTTTGGATCTGTGTGTTTGTAATGATAGTCATCAGTCTATTGACAGAGCCACCACCAGAAAATAGG GATCCAATGCTAGCTGGATTTCGAATACCTAGTATTTCACAGGACATTGCCATGGGTAGAGAG ATTTTGAGGCTAACATTCTGGACCAGACACAGCCAGGAGAGATACGAAGAATTCCCGGAATCCAATGTCCGAGACAAATATGACATGGACAAAGGTAAAGGAGATGGAAGACAAGATAATGAAAATAAGGAAGACGCCAAAGAAGAAGATAAAATGGAATCCTCCGTGGATGGACAAATAGATGGCAAAG GCAATGAAAATCTTGTAGCTGAGAATGACACAAGTTCACCAACACCATCTCCATCGAGTGAAAATCAAGAATCTAAACTGTGGCAGTGCTGGAAATGGTTTTGTGGTTTCCAATCTGAACGCACGCCATCACCTGAACCCCACGCTGAAATGGTACAAAGACTTTCATCAATTGAACaaacaaggaaagaaaaagtCATTTTAAACATCAATCTGATATTTATATTGTGTTTCTCCTTCTTTTTGTTTATGTTCTTCACCTTTCTTTGGGTCAGACCATTCACAACATAG